TCTGGGTGAGTCTGATTTGAAATGGCTTCACGACCTTGCCAGAAGCCCACAGCTCTAGGTGCTTAGAAACCTGTGTGTCTTTCCCCATTTTCGGATTGGAAACTGCTGTGGGAAAGGGTGCCCtggcagccgggggctctgcATGGAGCGCCATTGAGCAGCTGGCTTCTCCCGTGGCTATCTCTAAGGCCTAGCTTGGGTAACCTTTCCTGTTCTCTTGTTGCTGGTGCCTCAGCTTGGCTGGGCGGGAGGCACAGAGCAAGGGTGGGGATCTCACCCATGGGGCACGGAAAGTGATGACTTTTCTATTGTTCTTCCTAGGACACAGCTGGGTCGGAGCGGTACGAGGCCATGAGTCGGATATACTACCGAGGGGCCAGAGCTGCCATCGTGTGTTACGGTAAGGGCTTTGCCCAGGGCGCCTGGCTGTCACTGCAGCCATGCCATTCCCAGCACCTGGCAAGGTGCTCCTCACCCCAGAGCATGCACGGTCACTAGTCTGtagtggggagaggggctggccaGCCATGCCCTGAGGGAGCTTCCTCTGTAGGAAATGAGGCAATCCACTCCCAGCCCTTCTGAGCAGGGGAGGCAGAGGCCCCTGGCAGTATGCTGCTAGCTCCTGTCTatttctttaattcctggaagGGGGGAATTTTCAATGTTACACCAAGCCCAAGGAGGGGCTCAGATACCAGGGTGGAGGATGGCACCTTCCCACACCCCCAGCGTCGAGGCAGCTTTCTGGCTTCTTGAGAGGGTCCTCAGTGCTGCTGAAGCTGTTTTCAGCTCTTAGCTGAACAACTCCTCCATGAGGCATCTGTTCTTGCTGGTTTTGGGTCTTGCTGATTCCCTGCAGGCACAGGGCAGGCCGTGGCTTGGGGAGGGGCCAGCTGTGGAGAATGCATTCGGCAGGGCAGCGTCTGACTTCTCCCATCTCCTAGATCTCACAGATAGCAGTAGCTTTCAGCGAGCTAAGTTCTGGGTGACCGAGCTGCAGAACTTTGAGGAGGTGAGTTGctctctgctcccagcctggagctctgggcaggggggttAGTTCACGCTTTCCTTCTGGAGACCCTGAGTGGGTGAAAAGTTGGAGGGATTTTCCTTCCTTTGAGGAGCTGGTTCCAGAAGTGGCCAGGGCAGTGAGAGCCCCGTCACACTCAGCCCAGCATAAGGCTTGGGGCTTCCCCACCTGTCCTTCCGCTGGCGGGGGTGTCTGCCCCAGGTTAGGGTTGGAGACTCACTGCACACAGGTGCTGTGCTCCGGGCAGTCTGCATACACCTGTGTGGGGGTCAGTATGTGACTGAGCAGGGGCAAGGCCTTGTGGTGTGGCATGTTGCTATGTGGGTGCGGCGAGGTGATTGTGGCTTGTGTGGGAAGCGTGCTTGGGGAGAGTGCATGCATTGGGGGGGTTCCTAGAGGTGCCTGCAAGCTATTCTCTCTGAGCAGTTTCTGCACGGATGACTGCCCTGTTCTTTCCTTGCTCCAGAACTGCCGGATCTATCTGTGTGGCACCAAGAGCGACCTGTTGGAAGAGGACAGGAAGAATCGGAGCATTGACTTCCATGATGTGCAGGATTACGCAGATGGTACGTCTCTGCCTTTCCTCGGAGCACAtggctctgccctgctgctgtcACCCTCGCGCTCCAGGGGAGGTGGCGCTCTGGAGTCCCAGGCACCACCCCACTGTGCTCTGCTCTTAGCTTCAGTTTATGCCAGTCCGGTGCTGGCCGCCTGTCACGTTAGTCCCAGTTCAGCGGGCAGAGTCTTTGGCTCTCCCCAGTATCAACAGGGGAGCCAGCATTCACCTGCAGAGTGGGAGCCGAGGGGAGATGaaaggatgagaagctggatacgagtcagcagcgtacccttgttgctaagaaggccaatggcatagtgggctgcattagtaggagcatggccagcagatcgagggacgtgatcattcccctctgtttggcactggtgaggccacatctggagtactgtgtccacttttgggccCCCCACGACAGAagggttgtggacaaattggagagagtccagcggagggcaacgaaaatgattagtgggctggggcacctgacttacgaggaaaggctgaggggactgggatgatttagtctgcagaagagaagattgaggggggatttgatagcagccttcagctacctgaaggggggttccaaagaggatggagctccgcggatctcagtggtagcagatgacagaacgaggagtaatggtctcaagttgcaatgggggaggtttaggttggctattaggaaaaactttttcactaggagggtggtgaagcactggaatgtgttacctagggaggcggtggaatctccatccttagaggtttttaaggcctggctgggatgatttagttggggttggtcctgctttgagcaggggtttggactagaacctcctgaggtcccttccaatcctgatattctatgaaagggaAGGTCTTGGCTTGATTTGCTGTTAGTTTTCCCACACTCTTGGGGGAGTTAAGCAGGAGCTGGGAATGTCACAGTGGGAGCCGCTCAGTGCTGAGCCTGTGCCCTGCCAACGCTGTGCCAAGTTCAGAGCATGTCCCCACACAGAGAAGAGTCTTGGGCTGGTCAGTGTGCCAGCTGGTGGGAGATAGTGCTGACGGGGTGTGGCGAGGAGCTGGGCAGAAGCGGCACGTCCTGTCCTTGCAGAGGGGCTGGAACCAGCTTGTTCTGCCTGCTGGCTGCCTTTGTGACCCTGGCAGCAGCCCTTGCTTCAGGGTGGTTACCAGGAGGAATCCTGGGGGCGTGGCGGGGGGTGGTGATGGGGAGCCTTCCCACCCCCGCCTCTAGCCCTGATGCACACAGCACAGCCACCCTCTGGCCCTAACCTGTTTGTGTTTCAGAGATTAAAGCTGAGCTCTTTGAAACCTCCAGTAAGACAGGCCAGAGCGTAGGTGAGTTGCCCCAGCGGGTGCTTGGagaacagcagcagccacagcagacTGCGGGGGTGGCTGTACAGGTTAGGGGGTCGCTGTCTTGGCCATCTTCCTACCTAAACATGTCCTGTGCACCCACCCCAAGGTGTGCTCAGGAGCTGGCTGCTGACAGGGTTTGTGGGAGAGCAATgccggggaggagaggggaggggggcagagcacCTGCTGACCAGGAGTGGGAAGAAGTTCAGCATAATTACTTGTCTGACCTATCAGGGCTAATGCAGGGAGCAGGCTGTGGAGACTACAAGTCCCATAATGCCATGCACTGGCTTGGCTCCATGCTGGGACCCGGGCTGCACATAAGCATTACAGGAGAAGGCAGGTGTGGGTCACACCTGGCCCTTGCCCCTTTGGCTCCCTCCGTGGTGAAGCAGATTCTGCCCCACTTCTCTAGTGCTGGAGGGTGAGTGCAGTGGCTCAAGTGAAGTTCCCTGCAGCGGGCTGTCTGCCttgccccagcctcctgcccagggCTTCTCATCAATGCCCCACACTGGGGAATAGTCTCTTCCCGAGAGCCCGGCCCCACTGCAGCTTGTGCTAGGAGTGTGGAGGAAGGGCTCATTCTCCCCTTCCTGTCCCAGATGAGCTGTTTCAGAAGGTGGCTGAGGATTATGTCCAGCTCATGGCCTTCCAGGTGATGACAGGTGAGTGGCAGGACAGGACCCGCTGCCTTGCGTCCCACACACCAGCTGAGTCAGTGGCAGTGAAACCTTTTCCACTCATTCTCCAGCTGGGGTAGGTCTGTCACCGTGCCCGAGGGGAGCCCACGGGTGGCACTTCCCCTTCATTAATGCTCCCAGTTCAGCCCAGGCCTACGTTCAGGGCGTTGGCGTCCTAGCAAGGGACGTGGTGGTTCAGAGGCTGGGTGTTTTCTGAGCTGCTGGCTTGAAAGGAGCAGcggcctggctgctgcttcccacagagTCCCTGCAGGATCTGCTCTCAGTGCTGCCGCAGGTCCCTGCTGATCCAGACCCATTTTCTTTATTTGCTGCTTCTGCTGGGGCTGCAAGGTGAGATGCAGGGACCCAGCCTTCATTGCAGCATCAGCGCAGCTCATAGCAgtggtgctgggctgcagggagatgaGTCAGGTGGTGCTGGCTCCCCCTTCGCCTCCATCTGTTAGCAGGGACTGATGTCCCCACACGCCGCTGGAGAGTCACTAGTGCACAGGAGAGCAAAACTCCTGTGCGTATTGGGGTGCAGGGAACAATGGATTCCCCAAGGGCCTGCGCCAGGAGAACAGG
This genomic window from Dermochelys coriacea isolate rDerCor1 chromosome 8, rDerCor1.pri.v4, whole genome shotgun sequence contains:
- the RAB24 gene encoding ras-related protein Rab-24 isoform X2 → MSGQRVDVKVVMLGKEYVGKTSLVERYVHNRFLVGPYQNDTAGSERYEAMSRIYYRGARAAIVCYDLTDSSSFQRAKFWVTELQNFEENCRIYLCGTKSDLLEEDRKNRSIDFHDVQDYADEIKAELFETSSKTGQSVDELFQKVAEDYVQLMAFQVMTEGEGVDLSQKNSTYFYSCCHH
- the RAB24 gene encoding ras-related protein Rab-24 isoform X1; this translates as MSGQRVDVKVVMLGKEYVGKTSLVERYVHNRFLVGPYQNTIGAAFVAKVMSVGGRTVTLGIWDTAGSERYEAMSRIYYRGARAAIVCYDLTDSSSFQRAKFWVTELQNFEENCRIYLCGTKSDLLEEDRKNRSIDFHDVQDYADEIKAELFETSSKTGQSVDELFQKVAEDYVQLMAFQVMTEGEGVDLSQKNSTYFYSCCHH